The following DNA comes from Spirulina major PCC 6313.
CTGTTTTTGGGGTTCGTGTTGTTGGCAATTTTCGGTGATGCGATCGCACCCTATGATCCCCTCGCCAGTAATGCCAGTATGGCCCTCAATCCCCCCTCGGCGGCCCATTGGTTTGGCACTGATGCCCTGGGGCGCGATATTTTGAGCCGGGTTTTAGTGGCGACGCGGTTAGATTTGGGGATTGCGATCGCGGCGGTGGCGGCATCCTTTGCGGCGGGGAGTGCGTTGGGAATTTTGGCGGGATATTGGGGCGGCTGGGTGGATGCGATCGCAGGCCGTGTGATCGACACAATTATGGCGTTTCCGTTGTTTGTCCTAGCGATGGGGATTATGGCCGCCCTGGGAAATTCTGTCGAAAATATTATTTATGCCACGGCGATTATTAATCTCCCCCTCTATGCGCGGGTGATTCGTTCGGAGGTGTTGGTGATTAAAACAGCGGGTTATATTGAAGCCGCCAAATTATCCGGCAATACCGATATACAAATTATGTTGCGCTATCTTTTCCCCAATGCCTTACCCGTGATGATGGTGCATATTTCCCTCAATATGGGCTGGGCGATTCTCAATGCGGCGGGTCTATCTTTCATTGGTTTAGGGGTGCAACCCCCAACGCCAGAATGGGGAATTATGGTAGCCGAAGGAGCGACCTATATTATTTCGGGAGAATGGTGGCTGGCAATGTTTCCCGGCTTGATGTTGATGATCGCGGTGCTTTGTTTTAACCTCCTCGGTGATGGCTTGCGCGATTTGGTTGATCCTCGTAAACGCACCTAAAACGTAGGTGGGCAATGCCCACCATTCCCCGTAAATCATGATTATGCGTCTCAATCAAACAGGTTTAATATTTATTGGAGAATGCTAAGCGGTTTTCATAAAATTGCGGTACAAAGATCCCCCTCAATCCCCCTTAAAAAGGAGGAAGTAGCGTTCTCATCTTTTCGCAATTCGCTATAGTAATTCTAGACGGTTAAAGCTTTAAAACGGTGAGTTATAGAAATAGTGGGTAATGCTCACCCTACAGATTCAACTATTAACCAAAAGTTGTGAGTTTTTGAACAATGACTGTAGCAACGATTCCAAAAACGCAATTATTAACGATTGAAAATTTAGCGGTGGAATTTCGGACGCGCTCCGGAATTGTGCAGGCATTAGATCAGGTGAGTTTTGCCGTGGCGGCGGGGGAAACCGTGGGTTTGGTGGGGGAAAGTGGGTCGGGGAAATCGGTGCTGTCCTTGGCGATTTTGGGGATTTTGGATGCGGCGGCCCGGATTACGTCGGGAACGATCGCATTTAACGGCGAAAATTTACTCACCATGCCGCGATCGCAACTGCGGGCCAAACGCGGCACAGGAATCGCGATGATTTTCCAAAATCCCCGTGTGGCCCTGAATCCGATCCGCCGGATTGGCCAACAGTTGCGGGATGTGTTGATCGCCCATGGTGGCCTCAGTAAAGCCCAATGCCAAGCGCGAGCCTTGGAACTGTTGACCCAGGTGCGGATTCCGGACCCCAACCAACGAATTAACGCCTATCCCTACGAATTGTCGGGGGGGATGTGTCAGCGGGTGATGATTGCCCTGGCGTTGGCGGGGAAGCCCAAGGTGTTGATCGCCGATGAGCCGACGACGGGGCTGGATGTGACCACCCAGGCGGCGGTGATGGAGTTGATCCGTGACTTGGGGCGCGAGGGGCAGATGGGGACGATTTTGATTACCCATGATTTGGATTTGGCGGCGCAATATTGCGATCGCATCCTCGTCATGCACGCTGGGCATATTGTCGAAACCGCCCCCACCCGCACGATCTTGACTCAACCCCGCCACCCTTACACCGCCAAACTCCTCGCCGCCACCCCTGACCCCCACAAAAGCCTCGCCGAACTGACCCCGATCGCGGGCCATCTCCCGGATTTACGGGGCACATTGCCGCCCTGTCGCTTCCGGTCGCGGTGCGATCGCGCCATTCCCGACTGCGATCGCGCCCCGTTAAACCGCCAAGCGATCGCCCCTGATCACACCGTTGCCTGCTGGCATCCCTTACCTTCTGGAGTTGAATCATGATCAGCCTTGACCCGCCTCCCCTCCTCACGGTTCACCAATTGCGCAAATATTTCCCCACGGCCCGCCGTTCCTTCCTCAACCGTGACGCAGCCCCCCGCCTCCTCCATGCGGTGGATGATGTGTCGTTTACTGTGCAAGCCGGGGAAAGTGTCGGCCTGGTGGGGGAATCGGGTTGCGGTAAATCGACGCTGGTGCGGTTGTTGACCCGCCTGCTTGACCCGACGAGCGGCGAGATTCGCTTTGAGGGGCGCGAGATTGGCGCGATCGCAGCTCCGAAATTTGCCCGGCATCCCTTGCGATCGCAATTACAACTGGTGTTTCAAGACCCCCACGACAGCCTCAATCCTCGCCATACCGCCTTTGATAGTATTGCCGCCCCCCTCAAACAGTTGGGCGGGTTTCAACCCTCGCCCCTGCTCAATGCCCGCGTTGAGGAATTAGCCGAACTTGTGGGACTCCCCGCCGCCCTGCTGTCCCGATTTCCCCATCAACTGTCCGGCGGCCAAAAAGCGCGGGTGGGCATTGCGCGAGCGATCGCCCTCCATCCCAAACTATTAATCCTCGATGAACCCACCTCCGCCCTAGATGTCTCGGTGCAGGCGGTGATTTTGCATCTGTTGCAGGATCTCCAAGCACGGCTAGGGATGAGTTATCTCTTTGTGTCCCATGATTTGAATGTGGTGCGGCTGCTGTGCGATCGCATCATTGTCATGTATTTGGGGCAAATCATCGAAATGGGCCCCACAGATGCTATTTTTGACAACCCCCGCCACCCCTACACCCAAGCCCTGATCGCCGCCATCCCCGACCCCGGCACACCGCCCCAACCCCTCCAACTCCAAGGCGAACCCCGCAGCCCCATCGACCCCGACCCCCAGGTCTGTCGCCTCTACGGCCGCTGTCCCCACGGTGTCGAAGCCTGCACCACCACCACCCCCCACCTCGAACCCATGGGCCCCGATCATGTGGCCGCCTGCCATCGCGCCGATGTGCTCAACCCGGCTCAATTGCGCTAAAGCGATCGCCCTCTTTCCCGGATTGCTTCGCAGTTCCGCGCAGGTCAGAGGGTTATACTTTAGCGAGTCGCAGGATCTAGCCCGTAGCGGGCAAGATGCCCGCACTACAGCCCGGAACGGAGCCTAATGCGTGTTTTAGTGCAACGAGTCACAGCCTCAGCCGTTGCGATCGCCGGCCAAGAAGTGGGCCGCATTGGTCGTGGTCTGACGCTGCTTGTGGGCATTGCTCCCACCGACACCGAAACCGAAGTAGCCTGGATGGTGCTTGACTTACTCCCCCGTTTAGAAAACGGGGGATTCTGGGATCAAACAGCAATAGCAGGCAACGCCTGTCTGACATCACCTAACCCAATGGCTGAAGCCCCAGCCACTTTAATATTCATCGCCGCATTCTCATCCCGGTCATTCTCTGCCGAGCAACTGGGACACCTCCAATGGCGAGTCTCTAAATCCAGATGCTCCAAAATATGACCACAACTTGAACAGGTCTTGCTCGAAGGGAACCAGCGGTCAACATAGACCACCCGCTTCCCCTTCTTCGTCGCCACCCACTCCAGGATTTGCAGAAACTCCCGAAACGCCAAATCACTCACCTTACGCCCCCAAAGCCGCTGCATCGCATTGAGGTTTAAGGTTTCAAAACACAGCATATCAAACTGATTCGTCAGTTGATGGGCTAACTTCCAAAACCAGTCCCGCCGTCGATGGGCAATATCTTCATGCTTGCGGGCTAAGTTCAATCGGGCACGTTCTCGATTCGCTGAACCCTTTTGCTTACGGGACAACTCTCGACTTGCTTTGCGAACTGCATTGAGTGACTGCTTGAAGAACAAGGGTGCATCAATATTGAATCCCTCAGAACAGGTCAGAAACGTCTTGAGTCCAAAATCAAAACCAGCAATGTTACCTGTCTCGGTTTTGACTTGGGGTTCTGACAGGGTATCTACCGTGACAATCATGAACAGTTCTCCCAAGGGAGTTCGCTTTAATCGTCACGGTCTTGACCTTGCCCTCAATGGGGCGAGAGTGCCAATATTGATAGACTTTGTTCCCAATCCTGACCCGGTTGCCACCGAGGAATTTGTACCCAGCTTGCTTGAGGGTGAAGGATTTGTTATTTTCGGGTTTTCTTGAAGTTGGGCGGTCGAACGCTTCTATCTTTGTGTTTGAAGAACAGTTGATACGCTTTCTCAATTCGTTGGCAGATATCTTGTACGGCTTGAGAAACCCACTTGCACCCACCAGGGGTTCCGTTTTTAAAGCTTGGCGATGTGTTTTTGCAGTCGGGCGCAGTTCAAGTGCTTGCCCCAGATGCGATAGTACCGCTTGTGGAGGGCAACACAATGGTTGTAGATACGCCCTGCGGCATTGATTGTCCGCTTGAGGTATCTATTCCGCTTATGCTGGTAGAGCTTGAACTTGAGCGTTTTCATGGTTGCTATGATACCTCGGTATCACGGCTGAATAAATTCAGCCCTTCGCTTATATCCCCCGTTTGGAAAACGGGGGCTTTACGCTTTACATTCGTAAATGCCTCAACCTCCGCATCTTTCCCAGCCCAGACGGGCAAGCCTGGGCCCAATCCGTCCAGGAGATCGGCGGTGAATTGTTGGTGATCAGTCAATTTACGCTGTACGGTGATGGGCGCAAAGGGCGGCGGCCGTCTTTTAGTGGGTCAGCCCGTCCGGAGCAGGCTGAAATCCTGTACGATCGCTTCGTTGAACTCCTCCGCGCTGAAGGTATCACCGTCGCCACCGGCCAGTTTGGCGCGATGATGCAGGTGGAGATCCACAACGACGGCCCCGTGACCCTCTGGCTCGAACGGGATGCGGCGACAGCCTAACGATCCCTCCATTCGCGCCCCAAAATCTCAACAAACTCCGTAAAATCACGAGGATTAACCCAGAAGCCGATACAATAAAACGGGTTTTCAAATGCAGCGAGTTGAGGGGAAATTCAGCATGAAAATGCGCCGAGTCGCTTGGGTGCAGCGAATATTAGCATTCCTCTACTTACTGTTAATGGTGTGGGGTTTGGGTGTTGGGACATTGGCTTGGATTGTTCGCGATGGCCTGGGCCCGGTTCCGGTTGCCTCCCAAGGCCGAGATGCCCTGGAGAATTTTTTCTTCACCTTTTCCTGGGGGCCGGTGATGTTTATCCTCTGTGGTGCGATCGCCCTCCTTTACTGGTATCTCACCGAACTGAAGCGAGCCGAATAACCCGATTCCATCCCATTTCGTCCCCTCAACCCAGCCAAAATTCCTGATTTTAAGCCCGATTCAGCCCTCAAACGACCCATTTTCGTCATCTTTCCAAACTTCATCCCGCAAAAGGTGGAAGTTAAATGTGTAGAGATGTAAACTATTCATTAAAAATAAGTTAAACCCTACACAGTTCAACGCGCACCCTTTCGCGTTTACTGTACAAAACAGCGGGCGGGAAACATCCGTAAGCCCGCAACACAACTACACTAAGGTTCTAGAGGTCTGAATTGGATGAAACAGCTTGCTATTGCAGAGCGTTCTTTGCTCGCCGGTCATATTCTATCGATGGTGTTTGGCCTGGCAGGACTGCTGCTCGTCTTGCCGAATGCCGAACTGATTGCGAATCTTCCTGAAATAGGGAAAACCGTTTTTCAATGGTCAATGGCGGGCGGGGGTGTCGCATACATGCTGTTGGGAACCGCAGCCGTTGCCATCTATGTCTTCCGGACAATCGGAACCCGTCAAGGTCTGACGTTTATGCTGCCAGCGGTGTTTCTGTCCTTGGGGAGTGAACTCCTCGGCACGAGCACCGGCTTTCCCTTTGGCCATTACCGCTACCTGAGTGGCCTGGGGTATAAAGTGGCGGGCTTGGTTCCCTTTACCATTCCTCTGTCGTGGTTCTACCTCGGCATTTCAGCCTATCTCTTAGCCCGTGTGGGGTTAGAATCTCGCTTTCAGTGGTCGGCATGGCTGCGGTTGCCGATCGCGATCGCCCTCGGTGCGCTCCTCCTCACCTCCTGGGATTTCGTTCTAGATCCCGCCATGAGTCAAACCAATGTTCCCTTCTGGATTTGGGAACAACCCGGCGCGTTCTTTGGCATGCCCTATCAAAACTTTGTGGGCTGGATGGGAACCGGCATAGTCTTCATGTCCGTCGCTACCCTGCTGTGGCCCAAGCAACCCCTCGCCCTTTCACGCCAGCAACTGGTTTTCCCCCTCGTGGTGTATCTCAGTAACCTGGCATTCTCCACGGTGATGAGCCTTGGGGCTGGGTTTGTGGTTCCGGTGTTGTTGGGCATGGTAACGGGTGTTATTCCAGCGATCGCCCTCTATTGGATGGCTCGCACCCCCGAAGCTGCGATCGAGCAAACCCTCGCCAACACCATGCGCGAAACCGCCGTCGTCAACCCCCCCGCGACGCTTCCCGTTGTTTCAACAAAATAGCCTCAAACACAGCAACGCTCAAAATCCTTAAACAGCACAGCATGGGGGTGTATTCATTGATGAATCATGAATACACCCCCATTTGATCAACCTTTGCTCACAACTCACAGGGACTTATGGAGCAAGATTCGTGGCCCCATAGACTCATGGGCATCGATCTGACCCACGAGGGAGAAACCACCGTTCTGAAACAGCCGTAACGATCCTGTGTTGTCCGGATGGGCAGTCCCAAAAAGGTGCTTTAAACCTTGCGCTTGCGCATAACCCATGTGGAATTGAAATAACGCTGAACCAATGGCGTTTCTCCGATAGGATGCTGCAATGATGATGGAGCGACAGGCCCCACACTGTTCTCGCCGAATCCCAAGATCGTCCAAATAAGACACCCAGATCGCAGGGATGAGTGCCGAAAACCCAAGCAAGGCAAAACCAACTAAGGTTTCACCGATCAACGCGCCTAAAATAGATCCGTCAGATGTCCAGAACTGTTCATAAAACGAAGGTGACCAACACTTCAGGAGTGACTGAGGTTGCTGGGATTCTGCATGAACTAAGGTCAGAATAGTTGGGAAATAAGTAGATTTGTCTTGAAGTGTGAGGGGCCGATATTCAACGTGGCTTGATTGCAATTCGATGCTGTCCATGGTGGGCCGTGGGGAAGGTAGATAACCGATGTTGATTGATTTTCTCACACCTTTACAGCATGGAATGCCTGATCAGGTGATATTTCCAAAGGCCTAAAACTAGGTTTTTTGGGGGTCAAATGGTGTCACGGGCGAGTTTGGTTAGATTATTTTGGGGGATAGTTTTGTTGGTTCCGGAATCAGTAGTGACGGTCTGACCGTACTGTTGTCAAAACCATCACGAAATCAGGGGGCGATCGCACCAGGGCGGGAAACCGAACGCGATCGCCCCCATCACGCCTTAACCTTTCGTTACCTTCAGGACGGTTTTCCCAACATTTAGACCAAAGTCTAATAACCCTCATCGCCATTTATCGGTACGCTGAAATCCGAAGCTTCTCCTTCCAACCTTAGATTGACTCATCAGCAGCTTGTCAGGGTGGAAGATAGTAGCCCCTGATTGGCTTGAACTCAAACCAACCATCCACCTCAGCGCATTGATGTGCATGCCTTGAAACATCGCTAATTCCAGACGGAGGATAGCCCCCTATGGCCTTGGACTATTTTGCACCCGGTGTCTACGTCGAAGAAGTAGACCGTGGCAGTCGCCCTATTGAAGGGGTCAGCATGAGTGTTGCGGGCTTCATTGGGTACACCGAAGACGTTCGCGGCGACGCAGAACTCTTCAAACCCATGATGATCACCAACTTCGATCAATACCTAGAATATTTCGGCAAACCCGGCTCGGACGGCTTCACTGAATTCAAAAAAGCCGCCGACGACGGCAGCGAAGAAACCTACTATCCCTACCTTCCCTTTGCAGTTCAGGGATGGTTTCTCAATGGTGGCGGTCGCTGCTGGATCACCAGCATCGGCACCAAACTGCCGGGCACGCCTGCCCCCCCGCCCGAAGAAGTATCCACCCCCGTCATGACCGCCGGGGGGAAACCCTCCCTCGCCTTTAATGTTGCCACCAGTGAAGAAGATGGGGCTGCGTTGGCTCCCGCTGGCAGCGAAGACGCTCGCCTGCGGGTGGTGATCACAGAAAGCACCCCGAAACCCCCGGAATCCGAGGACGACGAACCGCCCATTGATGACGGTCAATTCTTCCAACTCAAGGTTGTTCTGGGCGAAACCGTCCTCGAAGAGTACGACCACCTGAGCATGAATCCTGAGGTGGAAACCGCTGTGGCAAACTATGCGGTAACAGCGATCGCCGACTCCGAATATGTCACCATCAACGACATTTCCGTCAGTGGTCAAGCCCTCTCCCGCCGCCCCGCCAACGGCGTTTTTGAAATCGCACCGCCCCCCTACATCTCCCCCGTCAACAACGCCACCCGTGACATCACCGGGAACCGTAACGACAAAACCGGGATGCAGGGCATTTTCGAGGTGGATGAGGTCGCCATGATCGCCTTCCCCGACCTGATGCTATTGTTCCAAGCCGGAATTTTAGACTTAGATCAAGTTCATGGCGTGATGGAATTGATGGTGAGCCTCTGTGAAAACTCCTTCCCAGGGCCGCCCTACCGGATGGCAGTGATCGATCCGCCGCCGATTAAACCCGGCAAGAGCAATGATCCAGTAGCCCCCGAAACCCAAAAACCCCAAGATGTGGACGCTTGGCTCACCAGCTTTAACCGTCGCTCCATGTTTGGCGCTCTCTACTATCCCTGGATTAAAGTCGCCAACCCCGCGAATGCCGGTCGTCCTATTATGGTTCCCCCCTCCGGGCACATGATGGGCGTTTGGTGTCGCGTCGATGGCACACGCGGCATCTTCAAGGCTCCCGCCAATGAAGCTCCCCGTGGTGTCTTGGGTCTCGCCTACGAAACCAACACCCGTGAACAAGAACTGCTCAACCCGAAAGGCATCAACTGTATTCGGAACTTCGCCAACTACAACCGAGGCTACCTGATTTGGGGCGCACGGACGTTGGTAGACCCGACGAATATCCAATGGCGTTATATCAGTGTGCGCCGGTTGATGAGCTACGTTGAGAAGTCCATTGAGATTGGAACGCAGTGGGTCGTTTTTGAACCGAACGATGCCGATCTGTGGTCACGGGTGACGCGCACCGTGAGCAACTTCCTCGAAGGGTTGTGGCGTGCGGGTGCGCTCCAAGGTGGTTCACCGGGTGAATCATTCTACGTGAAGTGCGATGCTGAACTGAACACCCACGAAACCATGATGATGGGTCGGCTGTATGTCGAAGTGGGGGTCTGTCCTGTCCGCCCGGCTGAATTTGTGATCTTCCGGGTCAGTCAGTGGGCACCAGGAGCGTAATTGATCACACTGGGAGCCGTTGATGATTCGATGGCTTCCAGTTTCCTTGGCTCCCATGATGGGCTGGGGCCAGATGAAATAGTATGCGGGTTCGTGTTTAGCAGGAGGCTGTAATGGCAGAGTTGAATCCAATTCCAACAAGTCGATTTTATTTAGAGTTTGATGGTCTCACTGAAAAGTTTGTGGCCAGTGTGGCGGAGTTTTCCTTTGAGGGGAAAACCACCGGCCATGAAAAGCCGTTAGCCTCAACGAAGGACGGCAAAACCCTTTGGCAAAGTACCTCGGCTGGGTTTACGGATAACCCAGATTTTGCGGTGGAAACCTATCTCGTCGAAGGGGATATGGATTGGTATAACTGGATGAAGTCCACAATGCCGAAGAGTGAAGGGGGGGATGGCAAGTGGAAGGAAAGCCGCAAAGCCGGAACCCTAACCGCCTACAACAGTATGGATGAGGCGGTGATGGAGTGGAAAATCGTCAATGCTTGGGTGAAGAGCTACAGCGTTTCGGATTTTTCGGCGGATGGGGCTGAATTTGTCAAAGAAACGTTTGAGATCGTCTGTGAAGATGTGAACCGGACGAAGTAAATCGGGATTGAGGGGGAGCGATCGCACCCCGATCTCCCCCCTCATCTCACCCCTATCACTTTTAACTTGGACAGCTTACTGGGAGCAAGATTATGGCAAGCGGAGAGCTTCTAGCCAACTCGAAATTTTACATCACGATTGACGGCTATGATGAACTGATCGTCAAAAGCGTCAGCGGTTTAAGCATTACCCTAGAGGTCGCCGGCTCAGATTCATCCTACGGGGTCACCAAAGACGGCAAAAGTGTCGTCCAAGCCACCGTCACCGGGGTCAGCAACTCCAACATCACGGTCGTTTTTGTCGGCACTGCTGACGATCGCCGCCTCTTCGACTGGTGGGATGCCTCCCACTCACGGGAAATCACCGGGGGCGGTTCCGGCAGCAAAGGGGAACGCAAAACCGCCAGTGTCACCCTCTTCAACCAAGGGGGAGCATCAGCCGCACAGTGGGACATGACCGGGGTGTTTCCCGTGAAATACACCGGCACACAATTCAGCCCCGACAGTGCCGACCTCTACACCGAAACCATCGAATTTGCTTACGAAAACTTGCATCGTATCAAGTAAGCAAACCTGAATCGCAGATCAGGAGGAGGGGGCAACCGGATTGACCCCTCCCATTCGTGTTTTAGACCCCCAAGGGGAGGTTAAGGAGATGGCCAAAAAAAAGAAAAAAACGGGAGAATTGCCCGAAATTCTCAGTAACAGCAAGTTTTACGTGGAATTATCCCTCGACGACAGCGAAGAAATCGATGCCTTTTTCATGGAATGCAGCGGGATGAATCGCGAACTCGACGTGATTGAACTTGCAGAAGTCACCCCGAATAAATGGGGGAAAGGCGGCAAAGGAACCTACGGACGGATTCGTCACACCAAACTCCCCGGCAATGTGAAAAGCAGCAACATCACCTTAAAGCGGGGACTGTGTAACTCCACCACAATTTGGGATTGGTTCACGGCGGTGGCGGTGGGTCGATGGTTTGAAAAATTTCGCGATGGGGATATCACAATCTACGACCAAGGCCATATCGAACAGGCCCGCTTTCGGTTTACGGGGGCTTGGCCGAGTAGCTATACGATTGGGGATTTGTCGGCGGGGGGCAGCGAGTTGGAAATTGAAGAAGTGGAACTAGTGGTGGCGCAGTTTTATCGAGTCAGTAACTAAAACCTGGGAAAACGCCATCAGATTGAGTGCCGCTACTGGGTTGGGCCGCACGGTCCCGTAAGATAGGTATTCCAATTGATTAATCCTGCATAACATTCGACAAGCATTATGATTCAAACCGAGTTTGAATTTACCCTGCCCAAGGGATATCTAGACCCGGAGGGTAATTTGCATCGCACGGGGGTGATGCGTTTAGCGCGGGCCATGGATGAGATTGTGCCGATGCGCGATCCACGGGTGAAGGGTAACCCCGCCTACGCCACGGTGATTATTTTGTCACGG
Coding sequences within:
- a CDS encoding ABC transporter permease; translation: MTLSLRHTRYVIGENAITFGAFLLFLGFVLLAIFGDAIAPYDPLASNASMALNPPSAAHWFGTDALGRDILSRVLVATRLDLGIAIAAVAASFAAGSALGILAGYWGGWVDAIAGRVIDTIMAFPLFVLAMGIMAALGNSVENIIYATAIINLPLYARVIRSEVLVIKTAGYIEAAKLSGNTDIQIMLRYLFPNALPVMMVHISLNMGWAILNAAGLSFIGLGVQPPTPEWGIMVAEGATYIISGEWWLAMFPGLMLMIAVLCFNLLGDGLRDLVDPRKRT
- a CDS encoding ABC transporter ATP-binding protein, with the protein product MTVATIPKTQLLTIENLAVEFRTRSGIVQALDQVSFAVAAGETVGLVGESGSGKSVLSLAILGILDAAARITSGTIAFNGENLLTMPRSQLRAKRGTGIAMIFQNPRVALNPIRRIGQQLRDVLIAHGGLSKAQCQARALELLTQVRIPDPNQRINAYPYELSGGMCQRVMIALALAGKPKVLIADEPTTGLDVTTQAAVMELIRDLGREGQMGTILITHDLDLAAQYCDRILVMHAGHIVETAPTRTILTQPRHPYTAKLLAATPDPHKSLAELTPIAGHLPDLRGTLPPCRFRSRCDRAIPDCDRAPLNRQAIAPDHTVACWHPLPSGVES
- a CDS encoding oligopeptide/dipeptide ABC transporter ATP-binding protein gives rise to the protein MISLDPPPLLTVHQLRKYFPTARRSFLNRDAAPRLLHAVDDVSFTVQAGESVGLVGESGCGKSTLVRLLTRLLDPTSGEIRFEGREIGAIAAPKFARHPLRSQLQLVFQDPHDSLNPRHTAFDSIAAPLKQLGGFQPSPLLNARVEELAELVGLPAALLSRFPHQLSGGQKARVGIARAIALHPKLLILDEPTSALDVSVQAVILHLLQDLQARLGMSYLFVSHDLNVVRLLCDRIIVMYLGQIIEMGPTDAIFDNPRHPYTQALIAAIPDPGTPPQPLQLQGEPRSPIDPDPQVCRLYGRCPHGVEACTTTTPHLEPMGPDHVAACHRADVLNPAQLR
- the dtd gene encoding D-aminoacyl-tRNA deacylase — protein: MENGGFTLYIRKCLNLRIFPSPDGQAWAQSVQEIGGELLVISQFTLYGDGRKGRRPSFSGSARPEQAEILYDRFVELLRAEGITVATGQFGAMMQVEIHNDGPVTLWLERDAATA
- the cruF gene encoding gamma-carotene 1'-hydroxylase CruF, coding for MKQLAIAERSLLAGHILSMVFGLAGLLLVLPNAELIANLPEIGKTVFQWSMAGGGVAYMLLGTAAVAIYVFRTIGTRQGLTFMLPAVFLSLGSELLGTSTGFPFGHYRYLSGLGYKVAGLVPFTIPLSWFYLGISAYLLARVGLESRFQWSAWLRLPIAIALGALLLTSWDFVLDPAMSQTNVPFWIWEQPGAFFGMPYQNFVGWMGTGIVFMSVATLLWPKQPLALSRQQLVFPLVVYLSNLAFSTVMSLGAGFVVPVLLGMVTGVIPAIALYWMARTPEAAIEQTLANTMRETAVVNPPATLPVVSTK
- a CDS encoding GNAT family N-acetyltransferase, which produces MDSIELQSSHVEYRPLTLQDKSTYFPTILTLVHAESQQPQSLLKCWSPSFYEQFWTSDGSILGALIGETLVGFALLGFSALIPAIWVSYLDDLGIRREQCGACRSIIIAASYRRNAIGSALFQFHMGYAQAQGLKHLFGTAHPDNTGSLRLFQNGGFSLVGQIDAHESMGPRILLHKSL
- a CDS encoding phage tail sheath family protein; protein product: MALDYFAPGVYVEEVDRGSRPIEGVSMSVAGFIGYTEDVRGDAELFKPMMITNFDQYLEYFGKPGSDGFTEFKKAADDGSEETYYPYLPFAVQGWFLNGGGRCWITSIGTKLPGTPAPPPEEVSTPVMTAGGKPSLAFNVATSEEDGAALAPAGSEDARLRVVITESTPKPPESEDDEPPIDDGQFFQLKVVLGETVLEEYDHLSMNPEVETAVANYAVTAIADSEYVTINDISVSGQALSRRPANGVFEIAPPPYISPVNNATRDITGNRNDKTGMQGIFEVDEVAMIAFPDLMLLFQAGILDLDQVHGVMELMVSLCENSFPGPPYRMAVIDPPPIKPGKSNDPVAPETQKPQDVDAWLTSFNRRSMFGALYYPWIKVANPANAGRPIMVPPSGHMMGVWCRVDGTRGIFKAPANEAPRGVLGLAYETNTREQELLNPKGINCIRNFANYNRGYLIWGARTLVDPTNIQWRYISVRRLMSYVEKSIEIGTQWVVFEPNDADLWSRVTRTVSNFLEGLWRAGALQGGSPGESFYVKCDAELNTHETMMMGRLYVEVGVCPVRPAEFVIFRVSQWAPGA
- a CDS encoding phage tail protein, yielding MAELNPIPTSRFYLEFDGLTEKFVASVAEFSFEGKTTGHEKPLASTKDGKTLWQSTSAGFTDNPDFAVETYLVEGDMDWYNWMKSTMPKSEGGDGKWKESRKAGTLTAYNSMDEAVMEWKIVNAWVKSYSVSDFSADGAEFVKETFEIVCEDVNRTK
- a CDS encoding phage tail protein; its protein translation is MASGELLANSKFYITIDGYDELIVKSVSGLSITLEVAGSDSSYGVTKDGKSVVQATVTGVSNSNITVVFVGTADDRRLFDWWDASHSREITGGGSGSKGERKTASVTLFNQGGASAAQWDMTGVFPVKYTGTQFSPDSADLYTETIEFAYENLHRIK
- a CDS encoding phage tail protein, translated to MAKKKKKTGELPEILSNSKFYVELSLDDSEEIDAFFMECSGMNRELDVIELAEVTPNKWGKGGKGTYGRIRHTKLPGNVKSSNITLKRGLCNSTTIWDWFTAVAVGRWFEKFRDGDITIYDQGHIEQARFRFTGAWPSSYTIGDLSAGGSELEIEEVELVVAQFYRVSN